A stretch of the Lolium perenne isolate Kyuss_39 chromosome 3, Kyuss_2.0, whole genome shotgun sequence genome encodes the following:
- the LOC127340037 gene encoding F-box protein At4g09920-like, with protein MANNLARPPGGILDDASRGGVATVPVSCRSNACLICHCKPPSSNEETPPGAQPTARDSFGDLPEELLPTILSKLDDVKQAARTSLLSRRWRHAWKHSPKLTLDIVAMCGDGRAFVYRELYVQRFIDAVDEILHQRRGGAVEELELRFDESHLPQVSSHLNVWIRFAVSSRATSVRLLVWETLPGHGRYGLPLQLLDAGEGVSILRHIHLSSVSLKVPPRTQSIGFPNLKSLGLRSAFVSSSDLQHMLSNCSNLERLDLHTAASSLPNAFHMVQRLSLYCTCRLPTVPSPLENTSRFPYLRYLQLLFCIYPEHPDAALSVAYFLESAPLLEELEIKFVSAFKYGGEGPPRRLAQGRSEYYKCLKSMRAREFTGQRDQLELMIHIVENAPALEILTIDATRQQVPADMDIRHRATTSISEKLSAKTKFIVV; from the exons ATGGCGAACAATCTTGCACGTCCTCCTGGCGGGATCCTGGACGATGCATCTCGTGGAGGAGTAGCCACCGTACCAGTCAGTTGCCGCAGCAACGCTTGCCTGATCTGCCATTGCAAGCCGCCAAGCTCCAACGAAGAAACCCCACCGGGAGCCCAGCCCACAGCAAGAGACTCGTTCGGAGACCTTCCGGAGGAACTGCTGCCCACGATCCTGTCAAAACTGGACGACGTGAAACAGGCGGCGCGGACCAGCCTTCTGTCGAGAAGGTGGAGGCACGCCTGGAAGCACTCTCCCAAGCTGACCCTCGACATTGTCGCTATGTGCGGCGACGGCCGTGCGTTCGTCTACAGGGAACTCTACGTGCAGAGGTTCATCGACGCCGTCGACGAGATACTGCACCAGCGCCGCGGTGGCGCGGTCGAGGAGCTGGAGCTGAGGTTTGACGAGTCCCACCTTCCACAGGTTTCCAGCCATCTGAATGTCTGGATACGTTTCGCGGTCTCGTCGAGGGCGACAAGTGTGAGGCTTCTCGTGTGGGAAACCTTGCCTGGTCATGGTCGCTATGGGCTTCCCCTGCAATTGCTCGACGCCGGAGAAGGCGTATCCATCCTGCGGCATATCCACCTTTCCTCTGTATCGCTCAAAGTGCCTCCCAGGACACAGTCTATTGGTTTTCCAAACCTGAAGAGTCTTGGCCTGCGCTCAGCGTTCGTGTCTAGTAGCGATTTGCAACATATGCTGTCAAATTGCTCTAATCTAGAGCGGCTGGATCTGCATACG GCTGCCAGCTCATTGCCCAATGCGTTCCACATGGTACAACGACTGTCCCTCTACTGTACTTGTAGATTACCGACCGTTCCGTCGCCACTTGAGAACACCTCAAGGTTTCCCTATCTGAGGTATTTACAACTGCTATTCTGCATTTACCCGGAACATCCCGACGCTGCACTCTCTGTCGCGTATTTTCTAGAGTCGGCTCCGTTGCTGGAGGAATTGGAGATAAAATTCGTATCAGCTTTCAAGTATGGTGGTGAAGGACCTCCAAGGAGGTTAGCGCAGGGTCGGTCCGAATACTACAAGTGTCTAAAGAGCATGAGAGCTCGTGAATTCACAGGTCAAAGGGACCAACTAGAGCTTATGATACACATCGTGGAAAATGCCCCTGCTCTCGAGATTTTGACTATAGATGCAACACGGCAACAGGTTCCGGCTGATATGGATATCCGTCATAGAGCCACGACATCCATCAGTGAGAAACTTTCAGCAAAGACAAAGTTCATTGTTGTATGA
- the LOC127344521 gene encoding pentatricopeptide repeat-containing protein At5g42450, mitochondrial produces MCSSAALQTAHKVLDRMPYRDVVAATAAIGALGRRGRHRDAVDLFSQVLADGVPPNNFTFGTVLRSATALRDLRVGAQLHACVAKFGLCSNVFVGSALVDHYAKMGAMREAQSALGDTHEPNVVSYTGLINGFLKNGMFEDALGLFRCMPERNAVSWNAMIGGCSQAGLNEEAVRLFLEMCRQGVRPTESTFPCVLTSVANAGALGIGRSVHASAIKHFGTLDVYIGNSLVSFYARCASLEDSVLVFRKMEQKNVVSWNALICGYARNGRGQEALGAYKKMRAMGMKADNVTLLGLLFACNHAGLVDEGYSLFKTAQVEQPDILKADHYACVVDLLSRAKRFDDAKRFLEDLPFEPGVGFWKAMIGGCQIHWNKDLAESVAERIQALDPKDTSSYILLSNVYSAAGSWQSVSMVRRQIKEMGLKRITGCSWIELQDKAHVFFNGDHRHPQSDEIYMMLELCLNTDEDDEHCLV; encoded by the coding sequence ATGTGCAGCAGCGCCGCCCTGCAAACCGCCCATAAAGTGCTCGACCGAATGCCGTACCGGGACGTCGTCGCGGCCACGGCCGCCATCGGCGCGCTCGGCCGCCGCGGCCGGCACCGCGACGCCGTGGACCTCTTCTCCCAGGTGCTCGCGGATGGCGTCCCGCCCAACAACTTCACCTTCGGCACGGTCCTCCGCTCGGCCACCGCGCTGCGTGACCTGCGCGTCGGCGCGCAGCTCCACGCCTGCGTCGCCAAGTTCGGCCTCTGCTCCAACGTCTTCGTGGGCAGCGCTCTCGTCGACCACTACGCCAAGATGGGCGCCATGCGGGAAGCCCAGAGCGCCCTCGGGGACACCCACGAGCCCAATGTCGTCTCCTACACCGGTCTCATCAACGGGTTCCTGAAGAATGGGATGTTCGAGGACGCTCTCGGGTTGTTCCGGTGCATGCCGGAGAGGAATGCAGTTTCCTGGAACGCGATGATCGGCGGGTGCAGCCAGGCAGGTCTCAACGAGGAGGCAGTCCGTCTGTTCCTGGAAATGTGTCGGCAAGGCGTCAGACCGACAGAGAGCACGTTTCCCTGCGTGCTCACTTCTGTTGCCAATGCTGGTGCACTTGGCATCGGTAGAAGCGTCCATGCATCGGCTATCAAGCACTTTGGCACGCTTGACGTTTACATCGGCAATTCTCTTGTCAGCTTCTATGCCAGGTGCGCTAGCTTGGAGGATAGCGTGCTGGTCTTCAGAAAGATGGAGCAAAAGAACGTGGTCTCCTGGAACGCTTTGATCTGCGGGTATGCGCGGAACGGAAGGGGGCAGGAAGCTTTGGGTGCCTACAAGAAGATGAGAGCTATGGGCATGAAGGCAGACAATGTAACATTGCTCGGTTTGCTGTTTGCTTGCAACCATGCTGGTCTGGTTGACGAGGGTTACTCATTGTTCAAGACTGCACAGGTGGAGCAACCGGACATATTGAAAGCTGACCATTATGCTTGTGTTGTTGATCTACTCTCTCGGGCTAAACGATTTGATGACGCCAAGAGGTTTCTTGAGGACCTTCCTTTTGAGCCAGGCGTCGGGTTCTGGAAGGCAATGATAGGAGGGTGCCAGATTCACTGGAACAAGGACCTGGCCGAGAGCGTCGCGGAGCGTATTCAAGCACTTGATCCAAAGGACACTTCTTCATACATCCTTCTTTCTAATGTTTATTCTGCAGCTGGAAGCTGGCAGAGTGTGTCAATGGTCAGGAGGCAGATTAAGGAGATGGGGCTGAAGAGGATCACTGGATGCAGCTGGATTGAGCTCCAGGACAAGGCCCATGTCTTCTTTAATGGAGACCATAGACATCCTCAGAGTGATGAAATTTACATGATGCTTGAACTTTGCCTGAATACCGATGAAGATGACGAACATTGCCTTGTATGA
- the LOC127344522 gene encoding uncharacterized protein — translation MGKFRKLGRHAAHRVSMLRTMVSQLVKHERIETTVAKAKEVRRKADQMVQLGKDGTLDAARRASAFVRGDDVLHKLFTELAYRYKDRAGGYTRLLRTRIRIGDAAPMAYIEFVDRENELREAKPATPPPPQRAPLDPWAKSRASQQWAGPKITSSPKSEGL, via the exons ATGGGCAAGTTCCGCAAGCTCGGGCGCCACGCCGCGCACCGTGTGTCTATGCTCAG GACGATGGTGTCGCAGCTGGTGAAGCACGAGCGCATCGAGACCACCGTCGCGAAG GCGAAGGAGGTGCGACGCAAGGCGGATCAGATGGTGCAGCTCGGCAAAGAT GGCACACTGGATGCGGCAAGACGTGCTTCTGCTTTTGTCCGGGGAGATGATGTTCTCCATAAGCTATTTACAGAGCTGGCCTACCGCTACAA AGATCGAGCTGGTGGATACACGAGATTGTTGCGAACTAGGATACGAATTGGAGATGCTGCACCGATGGCATATATTGA GTTTGTGGACAGAGAGAATGAACTCCGAgaggcaaaacctgcaacaccaccaccacctcagcgAGCTCCACTTGATCCATGGGCTAAGTCTCGTGCTAGCCAACAATGGGCAGGGCCTAAAATTACCTCGAGTCCGAAATCAGAAGGCTTATGA